A part of Fimbriiglobus ruber genomic DNA contains:
- the pstB gene encoding phosphate ABC transporter ATP-binding protein PstB: protein MSRLYSDIFTNRASTGQASADLSEAHPKFAVNKVDFWYPGKQALYNISLTIPERSVVAFIGPSGCGKSTLLRVLNRMNDLIDGTRHTGDVNLDGKNIFAPEVNLVDLRRRVGMVFQKSNPFPKSIYENVVFGPRVAGQRDRARLDYLVERCLKQSALWNEVKDRLHTSALALSGGQQQRLCIARALATDPEVLLMDEPASALDPKSTNAIEDLIFELKKDYTIVIVTHNMQQAARVSDVTAFFFEGKLVESGLTEKIFTRPTQRQTEDYITGRFG from the coding sequence GTGTCCCGGCTATATTCCGACATCTTCACGAACCGCGCTTCGACGGGGCAGGCTTCAGCCGACCTGTCGGAAGCCCACCCCAAGTTCGCGGTCAACAAGGTCGACTTCTGGTATCCGGGCAAACAGGCCCTCTACAACATCTCGCTGACGATCCCCGAGCGATCGGTCGTCGCGTTCATTGGACCGAGCGGGTGCGGGAAATCGACCCTCCTCCGTGTCCTGAACCGGATGAACGACCTGATCGACGGCACCCGGCACACCGGCGACGTAAACCTGGACGGGAAGAACATCTTCGCCCCCGAGGTGAACCTGGTCGACCTCCGCCGGCGGGTCGGGATGGTGTTCCAGAAGTCGAACCCGTTCCCCAAGTCGATTTACGAGAACGTGGTCTTCGGCCCGCGAGTGGCCGGGCAGCGCGACCGGGCCCGGCTCGACTACCTCGTCGAGCGCTGCCTCAAGCAGTCCGCCCTGTGGAACGAGGTCAAGGACCGGCTGCACACGTCCGCCCTGGCGCTCTCCGGCGGCCAGCAGCAGCGGCTCTGCATCGCCCGGGCGCTGGCCACGGACCCCGAAGTCCTACTCATGGACGAACCGGCCAGCGCGCTCGACCCGAAATCGACGAACGCCATCGAAGACCTCATTTTCGAACTAAAGAAGGATTACACGATCGTTATCGTCACGCACAACATGCAGCAGGCGGCCCGGGTGTCGGACGTGACGGCGTTCTTCTTCGAGGGGAAACTCGTCGAGTCCGGCCTGACCGAGAAGATCTTCACCCGCCCCACCCAGCGGCAGACGGAAGACTACATCACCGGGCGGTTCGGATGA
- a CDS encoding YbaN family protein produces the protein MSTVPEPTSPPTPSTPPQPATGLRRLLYVAAGLFFIGMAYLGALLPGLPTTPWVLLASYCFGKSSPRLQRWLKRSPFFGKLIRDWEEHGGIRRNVKILAVCMVCVACTFSASRTSLPDWVRIMIPCLGLVGISTILFVVPTVRDKS, from the coding sequence ATGTCGACTGTACCCGAGCCAACGTCGCCACCCACACCCAGTACTCCACCCCAACCCGCTACCGGGCTGCGTCGTCTCCTGTACGTCGCGGCCGGGCTATTCTTTATCGGGATGGCGTACCTCGGCGCGCTCCTCCCCGGACTCCCGACGACGCCGTGGGTGCTGCTGGCGAGTTATTGCTTCGGCAAGTCGTCGCCCCGCCTCCAGCGGTGGCTGAAGCGGTCGCCGTTCTTCGGAAAGCTGATCCGCGACTGGGAAGAGCACGGCGGCATCCGGCGGAACGTGAAGATCCTGGCCGTGTGCATGGTCTGCGTGGCGTGTACGTTCAGTGCCAGCCGCACGTCGCTGCCGGACTGGGTCCGGATCATGATCCCGTGCCTCGGACTGGTCGGGATCAGCACGATCCTGTTCGTGGTGCCAACAGTCCGAGACAAATCGTGA